The sequence below is a genomic window from Mycobacterium heidelbergense.
GCGTAGAAGGCGGGAGGCGTGCGCCGCTGGGCCGTGGGAAGAAAACCATTCGCCACCACCAGGCGCGCGATCCGGTCACCCTGCTCGGCCGCGATGCGCAGGCCGATCAGGGATCCCCAGTCCTGCACGAACAGCGTCACGTCCTTCAGGTTGAGGCGCTCGAACCACGAGCTCACCCACTCGACGTGCCGCAGATAGGTGTAATCGCCGATCCGGCCGGGCTTGTCGGAGCGGCCGAAACCGATCAGGTCGGGCGCGAGCACCCGGTTCCCGGCGTCGGCCAGCGGGGGAATCATCGTGCGGTACAGGTAGCTCCACGTGGGCTCGCCGTGCAGGAGCACGATCGGCGGCCCATCGGCCGGCCCCTCGTCGAGGAAGTGCATCCGCAGCGGCTCGGTGTCGCGTGCCGCCACGTCTATGTAGTTCGCTACGAACGGATAGCCCTCCAAATTTTCGAATCGGGAGTCTGGGGTTCGCAGCACATGCATATTCAGCTCCTCCGGGGCGGGCACCTTTGCAAGCCTCTCTCCGCGGCGCGATTTCGTCCAGTGCGAGATTCACGCGGCGGCGAGGGCCCGGCCCATCCGTGATATCGCCTCGACGAGGATGGCTTGCGAGGTCGCGAAGTTCAACCGCACATGGCCCGCCCCGCCGGTTCCGAAGACGTGACCGGAGCTGAGCGCGACGCGGGCGTGATCGAGAAACCAGCGCGCCGGACCCGACATGTCGGCGACCACCGCAAGCCCGTCGGCGGCCTCTTCGTCGAAGCCGAGATCGCGACAATCGAGCCACGCCAGGTAAGTTCCCTGCGGCCGTTGATATTTCACTC
It includes:
- a CDS encoding haloalkane dehalogenase yields the protein MHVLRTPDSRFENLEGYPFVANYIDVAARDTEPLRMHFLDEGPADGPPIVLLHGEPTWSYLYRTMIPPLADAGNRVLAPDLIGFGRSDKPGRIGDYTYLRHVEWVSSWFERLNLKDVTLFVQDWGSLIGLRIAAEQGDRIARLVVANGFLPTAQRRTPPAFYAWRAFARYSPVLPAGRIVAAGTVRRVPPKVRAGYDAPYPDKAYQAGARAFPQLVPTSPDDPAIPANRAAWDALGRWEKPFLAIFGARDPILGRGDRPLIQHIPGAAGQPHARINASHFIQEDAGPELAERVLAWQQACADGC